The sequence below is a genomic window from Desulfobulbus oligotrophicus.
CTGGCTCATCCTGCGCCGTCCTGATGAGCTAACCTATGGAAATACAATAGAAAAACACTGCAATCAGGATGAAGGATGAACATTGCGCGCGTGCGCGTATGAAAAAAAAACAGCATGTAAAAAAAATTCCATGCGCGCATGCGTATATTACATCCTGTCATCCTGATATACACATAACATATTAATATTATTATATATACGTAGCAGGATAAGGAAAAGATGAAGCAGGATAAGCCAGGATGGAGCAAATGAACGTCGATCTGCAGGCCCTCTCGGCCACACACAACCTCCGCCGGGGCAACGGCCGCTTCGTCGGTCCCTGCCCGAAATGCGGCGGCAGCAGCACCTCAGACAAGTTCGTTATCCGCGACGATGGCGGTTTCAAGTGTTATGGTTGTGGTTTTAAGGGCGATATCATCACCTGGCTGCGGGAGATCGACGGAAAAACCTGCGCCGAGGCCCACGAAGCAGCCGGACAGGAATGCCGGGCCGGCAGTTGCGCGGTGCGCGGCACCTGCAGGCTGGGCAACGGCAGCGGCCGCCAGCAGCGCCGGGCCCGGAGCGTTGCCCCCGTACCCACGCCCCGGATGCAGCAGGTTGCGCGGGTGGTGTCCAAGTCCCCGGCCCAGACCTGGCTGGCCTGGGCCGCGGGCTTGGCGGATGAGGCCAGCGTCAAACTCAGCGCCCAGGCGGATCATCTGGCCTGGCTGGCCGGGCGGGGCCTCGATGCGCTCGCGGTCAAGCGGTTCGCCCTCGGCTGGCTCAGTCACGATCGGCGCGTCAAGAGGGCCGATATCGGCCTGCCCCCCAAAGAGGGCAAGGACAGGCTGTGGGTGCCCGGCGGGCTGGTGATCCCCATTGTCGGGATCACCGGCCAACTCCATCGCCTCCGGATCCGCCGCACCCCTGAAAGCCGGGAACGTTTCTTGCCTGACCGCAAATACATCTGGATCGAGGGCAGCGGCAACGAGCCCTTGGTCATCCGCTCCACCTGCGGCCCGAGCCGAGGCGTGGTGGTGGTCGAGGCGGAACTCGATGCCATGGCCGTGGCCGTGGCCCATACGGGTGTGACGGTCATCTCCCTGGGGACGGTGGCCGGCGGCATGCCCGAGTGGCTGCACCGGGAGTGTGCCGCTGCCCCTATCATCCTGGTTGCCCTCGACGCCGATCCTGGGCGTGAAGCCAAGGCCGGGGCCGGTCCCAAAGCGATTGCCTCCTGGACCAACACCTATCGCCATGCCAAGTTCTGGCCGGTACCCGCGGGCAAGGATCCGGGTGACTACGTCAGCGACCATGGCGGCGATCTCCGCGCCTGGATCGAGGCGGGTCTCCCGGCGATGGTTGCCAAATCCGCACCTGTCGCAGCTTCGTCTCAGGATCTGCCTTTACCCCTGGACGCTGGTCGAGAGGGGGGCCGGGGGTTGGTGGTTACCAAGGAGACAGTAAGTCGACCATTGATATCGCCCGCGTCAATCGCGGGCCCCCTTTCGCCGATGACGATTTTTATCGACCGGCTACGCCGGGAAAACGGCGAGATTTGGCGGGGGCGGCATGAACTGGCGGTCCGTTATCGTGGGCCGCAAGTCGCCACGCCCGACGCACTGGCCCGGCGGGCACAGATAACCAGCGACCTCTATGGCGGCGGCGAAGTTGCTTGGCTGCTGGAGCTGCTGCCCCCGGGCAGGTACGCAGCGGCGGCGTTGGAATCGTTTTTCAGGGGGGCGTGACCATGGCCGCCGAAGCAAAAAAAGCGCGCCGCATGACTCGCCCCGGCCGGAAGTTGGCGGCGGTCTCGGCCCGGTGCCCGATCACCAGCGGGCACCCGACCAAAATGACCAGGGCTGGGTTTGAGCGGGCCTGCGCCGCCCATCGGGAGCGCGCCCGGTCGGAACGCGCCGATGTTATGGCGGTGATGACCATACGCCGCGCCATGGATGCCTGTGCCTCTTGCCAGGGGATGCCGCCGGAGCTGGAGATTGTCGCGTTGGCCGATATGCGCGGAGTGATTGCGGATTGCGCGATGGGTTCGAAAAATCACCGGGAAATACAACCAAAAAAACAACCGGAGGTGGATGAGATGCAAAAACGGAAAAAGGAGTGTGGCGGCTGCGGAAAAAACAGGGCTGTAACAATGTGCAGCGGAGAGTTGCTGTGCTCAAGTTGCGCGTCCGTGGCCGGATCGGTGAGCAACCGTCTGGAAGCTGTGGCCCGGCTGGTGGTGCAGCGCGGCATGGCGGAGAAGATGATTGGTCTGCTGGTGGCTCAAAAAGACCCAGGCTGGTTGATGGAGGTGGCGGCGCTTTTCCTGCCCGAGGAGCAGGTGGAGGTCAAAGTGAAAAACGAAATCTTGGAAGATATCGCCAAGGCGGTCGGCTACACGGGCGATATCGGCGAGGGGTTGATCGTCGCGGTGGAAATGGCAGTAGCCGTGCCGAAAGATGTGATCCGGGCACTGGGCTGCGCGGAAGGAAATTGGGTTGAGGCCGCCATCCACACCGCGGCCCTGCTTGAGGATAGCCAGGAGACCGAGCGGCTACTGTATACCGACAATGCGATGGTGGCAGGGGCGCTTGAAAAGATGCGTGAGCGGTATGAGGCCATGCGAGATATGCACAACTTGCTGGCCGACCGGGTTGAGGAGCTGGAAAAAGCCCTGGCCCTTAAACATAACATCCTGCGGGACATCGCGGTGCTGGTTGGTGGCGATCCGGATTATTACGATGAGCTGCCGAAACTGGTTGCCGATCTGCTCAAAGCGAGCATCACCACAAATGTCGGCAACAGCCGCCCCTCGGTGGACGGTCACCTGCTCGACCTGGCCCTGGATGCCATGCGCGGCCATATCACCGGGCTGGATCCCGATCGGATCGCGGTTCTGCGCGAGGCGGTATGATGAGCATCAGGCGATTGAAAATCAAGGATGAACTGCATTACCGCCGGGGGTATACCCACGCCAGTTGTGGCGGTTGCGACCACTATGTCCCGGATTCGCTGTGCGCCGACGGGGAGTTGTGGGATGCTCCGCGCTGCCGGATAATCGGGGTGAAGCGTGGTCGGTTGTTTCGGATTAATGACAACAATATCTGTGATCGGTATGACAATACCGAGAACATAAAAAGGTGCCGGGGATGGTAGGGATGATCACAGCTAAAGAGACGGCCATGGCCGCCACCCAAGAACTGATCGAGCAGGAGTGCTATCACATCCGCGACCTGCTCCTGGAGAAAAACAGGAAATACGGCGACAGCGCCTTGTCTCCGCTGCGGGTGTTCAGCCGGGCCGATGCGGTCGAGCAGATCAAGGTGCGCATCGACGACAAGCTTTCCCGCATCGTCAGTGGCCAGGCCGACGATATCGAGGATACCACCCTGGACCTGATCGGCTACCTGATCCTCCTGCGGGTGGCGATGCGCCGGGAGTGGATCGCCGAGCAGTTCACCCGCTCCGAGCAGGCCCCGGCCGGCCCCTCGATCATCACCGATCCGGAGGACGAATGGACGCCCGTCGAGCCCGAGGACGGCGCGGTCGGAGCTCCGGCCGTCAAGCGGCGTATCGGGAACCTCGGCTGCCTGGTCCGGTCCAAGGGCCGCCCCGGCGATATCTGCGGCGGCGTGGATGGGGCCACCACCTGATACCCGCCATGACCGCCGAACCCGAAGTCTTCAAGAGCCGCAAGGAGGCCCATACCAGGCTGAGCATGGACGAAGAGAGATTCAAAAAACTGCTTGATCGTGCGGTCGGCCGGGACAAATCAGAGCTGATACTGGTGCGTGATGTGCACGTCACGGCCATGGAGGCCTACGGAAAAGCGCCAACCCGGCAGACCAAGGATAACTGGGACGCGGCCCGGTCAGCCCTCGAAGAGACCGTGGAGAGGCTGCTTGCCAAATACCTGCCCGATGAGCAGCCGCCGCCCGAAGGTGAGCGCTTCGCCAACCGCAAACAGGCTCTCAACTGGCTGAGGGCCCAGGGGTACAAGGTCAGCCAGGGCAAATTCTATCAGGATTGCGAGGCCGGGTTTCCGGCTCTCCATCGGGACGGCACGGTCAGCCGGTACCAGGTGATGCAGTATGGTCAGCAGGTCGATGTCTCGACGCGGTCCGAGACCCGGTTCGACCAATCGGCCCGGCGCGAGGATCTGGAGATCCGCAAGCTGGAGGCCGAGGTCAGGGAAAAGGAGTCCAAGGCCCGCCGCGAGGATAGCCGCTGGCTGCTCAAGGAGGATGCCTGGGCCGCGGTCGCCGCCCTACTCTCCACCCTGCAGGACGGTATTTACCACCATTTGCACGAAGGCCAGGGGCTGCTGGTGCACCTGGCCGGCGGCACCCCGGACCGCGAGCCCGAGGTCTGTGAGGCGATGATGGAGCTGGTCGGCAAGGCTTTTAACGAGTTGGCCGGGGAGCGCCTCGAGGGGACCTTTGTCGAGGACATTGCGGACGAATCAACAATCGGAGAGGATGGTGACGATGTTGAATGACGATATCCTGGTGGGGATGAAGGAAATCTGCTGTTTTTTGCGGGTGAGCCGCCGGGTAGTCAACCGGTGGATGAAAGAATATCCCGACATGCCTATCGTCAAGGACGGGCAAAGGATGGCGGTTGCCGGCGACCTGGCGGAATGGCAACGCCGGCACATCAAGCGAAGAACCGTAAGCCGGTAGCAGAACCAGTGAAGGCGACCAATACATGGAGAGGGTGATGGGGTGCCGCGCGACGTCACCTGCGACTTCAGCTTTGACCCGCTTTCTCCGCCAGGGCCGCCTCGATCTCGCGCTGAATATCAGCCACAGTGGACAATGGGTCGAGCGATGTGCTGATCGGTCGGCCGATAACCACATAATCCGCCCCGTTGCGAATAGCTTCTTTGGCAGTGGCTACCCGTTTCTGGTCATCGTCCTTAATTTCATCGATATTTGCACCAGGTCGGATTCCAGGAGTAACAATGACGAAGTTTTGCCGAATGTTGGAACGTAATTTTCCAGCTTCTTTGGCCGAGGACACTACCCCGTCGCAGCCGAGATCGATTGCTTTTTTAGAACGCATCAGCACCAGATCTTCAACAGTCCCGGTGAACCCCATATCCATCATGTCGGATTCGTCAAAACTGGTCAACACGGTAACCGCTAATATCTTCAGGCCGTTTTTATGCTTCACTGCCGCCTTGATGATAGGGTCGTTGCCATGAATGGTGGCAAAGGTCACTTTCTTATTTTTAAGCTGCTGTACAGCCAGGTTGACGGTTTCCGGGATGTCGAAAAACTTAAGATCAACCATCACTTTGTTGCCCCGCCCGACGATGTGATCGATCACCGGCCACCATCCTGCGAGAAACAACTGTAAACCAACTTTGAAAAACTTAATTTTTCCGTCCAGCTTTTCTACCCATTCCTTGGCCTTTTCTGGTTCGGAAAAGTCGAGGGCGAAAATAATACGTTCGTTCAGCGGGATATCGTTCATAGTCTATAAAGCGTTTGCGGAAAAGAGTGTTGCGCCCAAATAGGCAGAGGATTATCGGTCTTTCTAGTCAAAAACCTTTTGAAAGTAAACAAAAAAGGCATGATAGCCTTGACAAGGACGCACCTCCACCTCTCCCTTTGATGGCGGTTTTTTTGCGTCCACAGCACAGCATGGCCCTTGCCTGGGCGGTGGTATGCGAGGGGGTTCGTCCCCACAGGTTCCTGTATCCTGGTTGCTAACCCGCATATCACCGCCCTTTTTGTGTTTAGCAACGCGGAGGGTGGTTTCTTCCACTTTACAGGAGAAACGCCATGAGTAACCCCGCCGGCAGTCCCGGCGGGCGGGGAGGTGCGGTGACCCGGTCCGGAAGGGGCCGGAAAGCGCCCCTTAAAAAACCTGTCAAGGTACAATCGAGCACAATAACGCACAATCGAGCACAATAACGCACAATCGAGCACAATAACGCACAATTCAGCCCAGGCCCAAAACAAGGGGTATGATAGCGCCAGGTCGCCGTCATCCCCTTGAACCCGCCCCCCCCCGCCTCCGGGGTCTTTTCCTGCAAGGGTGTGACGGCGCATCAACACTTCCTTCTATATGGTCTCTTTCAAGGGACATGGATCGAAACCGATGCCGGCAGCCGTCACTACCCCACAGCAAACCCGCCTGGTGCCCCGCACCATCCCTCTGCCGTCTTTCCTTCCAGCCCGCGTCCGCCGGATGCTTTCCGGACGTACGGTGGGCTCGGATCGCCAACCGGTAATCACCCTGCCGGAACAGGTCCGCCGCGTTCTCCGCCAACCTGAAAAAATCTCCGTGGCCGATCACGCCCTCAAGTACCGCGTCGTCACCGATGGCGCCCATGAGGGCAGCTGGCGGCACGAGTACGCCCCCCACACCGTCAAAATCATGAACACCTTCGGTGAGTCCTGGGTCCGAGAGATTTGGTTTTGCGCCGTTGAGCAGAGCGGCAAAACAAACACCATGCTCAACTGCATGCAATGGGCTATCGACTGCGCGCCGGGTAATGTTTTTTATCTCATGCCCAGCGAGGATGCCTCGAAAAAGATCGTCGGCAAAAAAATCAAGCCGATGCTGGTCAAGTCGCCCAAGTTGAAAAAACTGGTCTCAACCCGGCAGGACGATACCACCATGACCTGCATCTCGCTGCGCAACGGCGTCGAAATCTTCCCGGCCCATGCCAACAGCGCCACTTCCATGGCCACCTGGTCGGCCAAATACTGCTTTGGCGATGAGGTCGACAAGTACCCGCTGCTGACGGGCAAGGAAACCGACCCGATCACCCTGATCAAAAAGCGCAACCGGATCTACCGGGGCCGCTACAAACGCTTTTTTGCCTCGACCGCCGCTGAAAAATTCATTTACACCGCCGGCGTGCTCAAATGCCACCAGATTTGGGAGTGGCGTCTCCGTTGTCCGGACTGCGGTCAGCTGGTCAAGATGGATGCCGAGCATCTCGCTCTGGCCGAAGGGGCCACCCCGGAGTCGGTGGAGCTGAACGGCTGCGATTATGTCTGTAACGCCTGCGCCTCGGTCTGGGATGAGGGTAAGCGCCGGGCCGCGATCAAGGCCGGTTGCTGGGTGGCGGTCAAGGGAGCGGACGCGGTCCGTCCGTCTAAGGTCGGTTTTCATCACCGTTCCTGGGAGTGCCTCGATATCAGCCTGCGCGAAATCGCGGTTGCCTACCTCAAAAGCAAAACCGGCGCGCTGGCCGATAAGCTCGACTGGGCCCACGGCCATGAGGCCGTCGATTACGTCCACGAGCAGCAGGACCGCAAGGAAGACTACATCCTCCGTTTGGTGGATCCCGATCAGCCCCGCGGAGTGGTGCCGGCCGATACGGCCTGTGTGTTGCTGCTGGTCGATACCCAGCAGCGCGGCTTTTTTTACCAGGTTTGGGCCTGCGGTTGGGGTCCGGAGGTGAAGACGGCCATGATTGATTATGGTTATGTCGACCGCTGGCAGCACCTGATCGATCTCGGCCGGCGGGAATGGACCGATGCCGAGGGGAAACAGTTCAGGGTCCGGCGGGGCTACATCGACTCAGGCGGAGGCACCGATCCTCACAACCGCAAGCACAGCCGCACCTCGGCGGTGTATGAATTCTGCCGCCGCAATCGCCTGTTTCGGCCGATCAAGGGCAACAGTCGCCAGGATGAGTTGTTCGTGCCCAAGAAAATCGATTTCTACCCGACCCGCACCGGTAAAAAGGTGCCCATGGTCAACGGCCCCATCCGCTACAACCTCCAGGTCAACCACTTCAAAGATGAGCTGGCCGACAAACTGATGATCGAACCGGGCAGCCCGGGTGGCATCACCCTGCACGCCGGTGTGGGCAACGATTACGCTGCCCAGATGTGCGCCGAATATGCCGATGAGCGAGGCAACTGGCATTGCCCCAGGGGCAAGGCTAATCATCATTGGGATATCGGGGTCTATCTGCGCGGGGCGATCACCGTCGAGGGCCTGTACAATAAGCGCCGCCCTCGCCCGCAACGCGATGCGGCGGCTGTGGCCATCCCTAAAAAAAGTTTTGTCAGAGGTTGGAAATGACCGCCCCGCTCACCGCTCTGCCCGCCAGCATCACCGCCGGCGACTCCATTGCCTGGACGCTGACCCGAGACGATTACCCGGCCGCCGCTGGGTGGACCCTGTCCTTTGTGTTTATCAATGGCGCGGCAAAGATCGCCATGGCCTCGACTGCCGTCGGCGACCGCCATGCGATTGCGATCGAAGCCGCCACCACGGCACTCTATACCCCCGGCAAGTATACCTATGCCGGGTTCGCCGCCAACGGGACTGTGCGGCACACGATCGAGCGCGGCAGCATGGATGTCCTTCCCAACCTGGCCGTGCAGTCCACCTATGACGGGCGCGCCTGGTACGACAAGGCCATTGAAGCGCTGGAGGCGGCTATTGCCAGGCGGGCCGACAAGACGCAGATGTCGCAGGTCCTGCCCAATGGTGTCCAGGTGCAGCACCTGCCGCTGCGGGATCAGATCGAGGCTTTGCGCCAGCTGAAGCAGATCCGGGCAGCGGCCGCCGGGAAGTGGAAAAAAACGATTACGCCGAGGTTTAAAAATTGAGCAAGGCAATGGCACCGATTCTGTACGGCCCGAACGGCCGCCCTATCCCGCTGAGCAAAGCGCTGAGAAAAATGCGCGGCCAGGCAAAAGCGTTCATGTCCGGCTTCCACGGCGCCAACAGCAATAACCTGGCCGACTGGGTGACGTTGCCGATGGAAATCAACGCCATTCTGCGCAACGATCTGCAAAAACTGCGGGCGCGGTCGCGGGACCTGGCGCGCAATGACGACACGGCCCGACGATTTCTGTTCATCCTCAAGCAAAATGTGCTCGGCAGCGCCGGCATCGTTCTTCAGGCCAAGAACAAGCTGGGGGCCGGAAAAAAGCAGGACGAAAAACGGAACGACGAAATAGAACGCGAATGGACCATGTTTCACAGCAAGCGCCGGGTGCGCGGCGTATCGGTGTCGCCCAGCGCGTGCGGGCAGCTGTCCGGGCGGGAATTGGGGTGGCTGAGCCTGCAGACGCGAGCCGTTGATGGCGAATGCTTTATGCAGATCCTACGCGGGTACCCCCACAATCCGCATAAATTCGCGGTCCGGTTTCTCAATCCTGATTTGCTCGACAGCTCCTATTGTGTCGAGCTGCCGAACGGCAACCGGGTGGAGATGGGGATAGAGTTTGACCAATTCGACCGGCCGGTAAACTACCATTTCAGTGAGCAGCACCCGACCCGCAAGTTCCAGGGCAAAGGCGCCAGGCGGATCCCTATCCCGGCGGACCAGATCATCCACCTGTTCCGCAAGGAATATGTGGGTCAGATTCGGGGTATCCCTGATTTCGCGGCGATCATGCACAAAACCAAGATGCTGCACGGGGTGCACGAGGCCATTGTTGTGGGCTGGCGGGTGGCTGCCGCTAAAATGGGTTTTTTTACGGTCAGGGATGTCGATGCCTTCAAGACCAGCCTGGACGATGAGGATCGCTCCCCATTCGATGCCGGCGAGATCGAAGCCACCCCCGGCAGCTTTGACGTGATTCCTGATGGCTACAAGCTCGATACCTTTGATCCGCAGTACCCGACCAGCACCTATGAGAGCGGCCACAAGGTTTTCATGCAGCAGTTGGCCAACGGGCTCAACGTTTCGAGCCCGACGCTTTCCAACAATTACGCCGACGTCAACTACTCCAGCCTCCGCCAGGCCCTGCTGGAGGATCGGGAAGGGTGGCGCTGCCTGCAGGCGGAAATGATCGACGGTTTTTATCAGCCGCTTTTTGATGAGTGGTACGATTGGACCGTGTACGGGACGGGCCGCATCAAAGCGCCTGCCGCGCGCCGGGCGCAGGATCCCGTTGTTGTCTGGCAGCCGCGCGGGTGGCCGTGGGTGGATCCGCTGAAAGAGGTCAACGCCCAGGTGAAAGCGATAGATGCACACCTGCGGACCCGGCAAAGCATTATCGCCGAGACCACCGGCGCTGATTTTATCGAGATGGTTGACGAATTGGCGGTGGAGCAGGAAACCTTGGTGGAGCGCGGTTTAAAAACCGCTATTCCGGATGATATGGCGGAAAATTACAGAGATAGAGGGTAAGAACGATGAGTAAAAAATGGTTGGATACCCCTTGCTTACGGGCGAAACCAGCAGCGGTTGACCGTGAATCCAGCATTATCAGCGGCATCAAGGTGTGTTCTGAAGGTGAGGCCAAAGGGCATGGGGTCTGCCTGGACAGCGAGTTTATAGAGACGGTCAGGCAGCAGGGAGCAGCGGCAAAACGGGGTGTCAAGGCTCGGTTCGGCCACCCCAACATGTGCAGCGAGTCGTTAGGGACCTTTATCGGAAGGTTTAAAAATTTCAGCAGCGGCACAACGGTCCGTGAAGACGGCAGCGTTGCCGTCTGTTGTTTCGCCGACCTCCATTTGAGCCTGACCGCCAGGGAAGCGCCGGCCGGCGACCTGTATGCCTACGTCATCTCGATGGCCGAAAACGAAGCCGATATGTTTGGAACCTCCGTCGTTTTTTCGCAGGGAAACCGATACAGGCGCAACGAGAAGGGCGAAAAGGTGTACCCCCGCTTGAAGGACGGCCGGTTGAACGATGAATTTGACCGGGTGGGTGGGCCTGATTTTGTCGAGTGCAAAAATCTGATCGCCTGTGACTGCGTGGATGACCCGGCCGCAAATGACGGGCTTTTTTCGGCGGACGCCGGCGCCACTGTTGCCGGCCGGATCACCGAGTTTTTAGATCTGCATCCGCACGTTTTCCAGATACTGGAAAACAACCCGGAGGTAATAGAGGCGCTTGCCGGTTACGGCGACAAGTTTGATGAATTTTTTACCCGCTATCGAGCATACCGGGCGAAACAAAAACAGGAGCATGGACCAATGAAAGAAGAGAAAACGACCACCGCTGATCCCCAAATCCAGCAGACGGAAACGTTGAACGCGGTTGATGGTGTTGCCGGGGAGCTCCTTGCCGCCGAACCGCTCATTGACGTGAAGGCGGAAGTTGCGGCGGCGCTCAAGGCTGACCGGCAGCGGCAAGCCGACATCCGTGATCTGGGCCGCCGCTTCGGGTTTGATGCCGATGCTGAAATCTTTGCCAACAGCGACAAGAGTTTGTCCGATTTCCAGACGCACATTCTGGCAAAATCGCCGGATGCCTGGAAAGCGTCCCTGGCGATCAAAAACCCGGCGCAACAGGAAACCGAATCCGACAGTCGGGAGCTGGCGGAGGGTTCGGCCGTTGTCGCCAAAATCAAGGAAAAACGAAAAGCCCGTTTCGGCAACTGACCGGCCCCGGTGCCGGCGCGCCCCAATCACAATAATTTGATTCTCAAGAGGTAACACCATGGCATTAACTCTCTCAACCGCCCAAATCCTGGACCTGGTCATGGACGCCTTCAAGGTGCGTCTGCCCTTCCTGGTTACCGCCTTTGCCACCGATTTCAGCGATGAAAAGGCAAAGCTCGGCCAGACCGTCACTGCCCGCATTGCTGGTCTGCCCACGGTGCAGGACTATGACGCCACCACCGGCTACAAGGCCAACGCCGCCGAGTCCAAAACCTTAATGAATGATGTGCCGGTGGTGATCAACCGTCATAAGCACGTGCCGATCAAGCTCGATTTCCTGGATGCGGCCTCCACCGTCAGCCAGATCAAGCTGCTGGAAGAGTCCACCATGAACTGCGGCTATGTCCTGGCAAAAAGCATGGCCGATTACTGCCTGTCACTGGTGCTGGCCGCCAATTTCAGCCAAGTCTCGACCTTCACCGCCGCCAACAGCGACCTGGACATGCTGGCGAACATCCGCGAAGACTTGAACGCCGTCGGGGCGAGCACCT
It includes:
- a CDS encoding CHC2 zinc finger domain-containing protein; the encoded protein is MNVDLQALSATHNLRRGNGRFVGPCPKCGGSSTSDKFVIRDDGGFKCYGCGFKGDIITWLREIDGKTCAEAHEAAGQECRAGSCAVRGTCRLGNGSGRQQRRARSVAPVPTPRMQQVARVVSKSPAQTWLAWAAGLADEASVKLSAQADHLAWLAGRGLDALAVKRFALGWLSHDRRVKRADIGLPPKEGKDRLWVPGGLVIPIVGITGQLHRLRIRRTPESRERFLPDRKYIWIEGSGNEPLVIRSTCGPSRGVVVVEAELDAMAVAVAHTGVTVISLGTVAGGMPEWLHRECAAAPIILVALDADPGREAKAGAGPKAIASWTNTYRHAKFWPVPAGKDPGDYVSDHGGDLRAWIEAGLPAMVAKSAPVAASSQDLPLPLDAGREGGRGLVVTKETVSRPLISPASIAGPLSPMTIFIDRLRRENGEIWRGRHELAVRYRGPQVATPDALARRAQITSDLYGGGEVAWLLELLPPGRYAAAALESFFRGA
- a CDS encoding BAR domain-containing protein; this translates as MAATQELIEQECYHIRDLLLEKNRKYGDSALSPLRVFSRADAVEQIKVRIDDKLSRIVSGQADDIEDTTLDLIGYLILLRVAMRREWIAEQFTRSEQAPAGPSIITDPEDEWTPVEPEDGAVGAPAVKRRIGNLGCLVRSKGRPGDICGGVDGATT
- the pyrF gene encoding orotidine-5'-phosphate decarboxylase, translated to MNDIPLNERIIFALDFSEPEKAKEWVEKLDGKIKFFKVGLQLFLAGWWPVIDHIVGRGNKVMVDLKFFDIPETVNLAVQQLKNKKVTFATIHGNDPIIKAAVKHKNGLKILAVTVLTSFDESDMMDMGFTGTVEDLVLMRSKKAIDLGCDGVVSSAKEAGKLRSNIRQNFVIVTPGIRPGANIDEIKDDDQKRVATAKEAIRNGADYVVIGRPISTSLDPLSTVADIQREIEAALAEKAGQS
- a CDS encoding terminase gpA endonuclease subunit; translated protein: MPAAVTTPQQTRLVPRTIPLPSFLPARVRRMLSGRTVGSDRQPVITLPEQVRRVLRQPEKISVADHALKYRVVTDGAHEGSWRHEYAPHTVKIMNTFGESWVREIWFCAVEQSGKTNTMLNCMQWAIDCAPGNVFYLMPSEDASKKIVGKKIKPMLVKSPKLKKLVSTRQDDTTMTCISLRNGVEIFPAHANSATSMATWSAKYCFGDEVDKYPLLTGKETDPITLIKKRNRIYRGRYKRFFASTAAEKFIYTAGVLKCHQIWEWRLRCPDCGQLVKMDAEHLALAEGATPESVELNGCDYVCNACASVWDEGKRRAAIKAGCWVAVKGADAVRPSKVGFHHRSWECLDISLREIAVAYLKSKTGALADKLDWAHGHEAVDYVHEQQDRKEDYILRLVDPDQPRGVVPADTACVLLLVDTQQRGFFYQVWACGWGPEVKTAMIDYGYVDRWQHLIDLGRREWTDAEGKQFRVRRGYIDSGGGTDPHNRKHSRTSAVYEFCRRNRLFRPIKGNSRQDELFVPKKIDFYPTRTGKKVPMVNGPIRYNLQVNHFKDELADKLMIEPGSPGGITLHAGVGNDYAAQMCAEYADERGNWHCPRGKANHHWDIGVYLRGAITVEGLYNKRRPRPQRDAAAVAIPKKSFVRGWK
- a CDS encoding phage portal protein, producing the protein MAPILYGPNGRPIPLSKALRKMRGQAKAFMSGFHGANSNNLADWVTLPMEINAILRNDLQKLRARSRDLARNDDTARRFLFILKQNVLGSAGIVLQAKNKLGAGKKQDEKRNDEIEREWTMFHSKRRVRGVSVSPSACGQLSGRELGWLSLQTRAVDGECFMQILRGYPHNPHKFAVRFLNPDLLDSSYCVELPNGNRVEMGIEFDQFDRPVNYHFSEQHPTRKFQGKGARRIPIPADQIIHLFRKEYVGQIRGIPDFAAIMHKTKMLHGVHEAIVVGWRVAAAKMGFFTVRDVDAFKTSLDDEDRSPFDAGEIEATPGSFDVIPDGYKLDTFDPQYPTSTYESGHKVFMQQLANGLNVSSPTLSNNYADVNYSSLRQALLEDREGWRCLQAEMIDGFYQPLFDEWYDWTVYGTGRIKAPAARRAQDPVVVWQPRGWPWVDPLKEVNAQVKAIDAHLRTRQSIIAETTGADFIEMVDELAVEQETLVERGLKTAIPDDMAENYRDRG